The window AAAAATGAGAATGATTTAAATTCATGCTTAACTGAAGATTTAACTTATTTGGCTCTTAAAGTCATTaatgttttattgtttattggAAAATATGTTTcagtttgattttgttttctatCAATTGGTATTCTCATGAAGCTGTCGAAAACTGCACTTACAGACACCAATTCTAATTTTTTTCGTAACCGTTCCCTTCATCTAAATCCAAAGTTGCAATTGAACTATAGCAGGGCAAAGAATCCCTTGGTAATGAATATTTTTGTGTATTTATCTCGTTTCCTGGTGAatgatctctttacaattttccatacgTATGATCACTTCACCCGACGGTTTCAGGCCTCAAGCACGGTTGGAATCTAATACTCAATACTCAAACTAAACACTCGAAGCGATCCGACGATCAATCAAAACTCAGAGTAAGTCCCTCTCCACATGTGACTTTCTTCCCACCACACGTAATTATGCTAATTTATGTCAAATCTATTTCAAACACAGAGGGATTCAAACTAAACACCTGACTGAAGTTCGTAACGACATAAACAGAAAAAGGAGAGGTTTCATCATTGTCTATTTTGTAATCCTTAATGTTCAGCTACGTTTTCTTGTTCAACGTTTCCCCCAAAGGTAATTGGAAAATCGATGTTCCTGTTCTGACGTTCATGTACTCCTAATCCAGCTTCTACAGGATACAACTTCTTCAAGGGTCTTGTCCCATTGATTACTCGATCTAGCTCCTCTACGAGTTCTCACCACTGCTGCATCGGTGAAATCCATCTCGTCCTGTGATGAGGGATTTGACCACTCCCATATTCCAAAATAGTCTCGGCGTCCTGTTCTTGTGAATGTAAACGACGTCTCTTACATTGATGGTTGGTTGTCTGTTTTTCAGTTGGCAATTATGATGGACATGTAACTCTGTCAAGTATTCCTTCTGCCAACGTCTCCAAAACTGCGAAAGAACAGTTGTCAGATACTTCGGACGTCTTGGCAATTCACCTCTAGTCTGAGGTGCTTCCGAGGGAGTTTTCTCTGCCTTACTCAACAGGCGACTACCAATCATCAATTGTGACGGTGTCAAAAGACTTCGTAATTCATCATCCATGTACGTGAGAGGTCGTGAATTGAGTATTCACTCTATTTCCACAACAACAGAGAGCAATTCTTCGTAGCTGACTCTCGCAGTTCCTAAGGTTTTCTTGAGACAGTGTTTAGTTGATCTAACGAGACGTTCAAAAAATCATGCCTATTACGGAGCTAACGCGACGATAAGTTACCATTGTATGCAGTGGTCTGCTGGCAACTTCTTCAGCTCTTTGCTCTTGAAAGTGGATCCATTATCTGACACTACAAGATTTGGAACACCACGTCTGGCAATAAACCTTTCAAAACTTCTCACGAAAGCTTTGGTTGTCAGCCTCGGGACGAAGTTGAGATGAACTGGCGCATGTCTAtaaaggcccgtttaaacggtttcaacatttgcttcaacatgttttcaacaatttgttgaaccaaatgttcggtGTGTTTGAACAcgtcgtccaacattgttgaaagcgtaaaaaatgttgaaagcttgttgaaagcgtgttgaatcaagtttaaatcggtttaaactttcattcaacatcgattcaacttttcctttgttcccgaaaatgttgaatggtgtggaagcaaaaaaaatgcaaattcgtGGGACAATCTCAACCTGGGAAGCTGAGAGGTAGTTGGCGTTCCATATGGACGaccttcaagtttcttgcacAATACACACTTGTTGATTATGCTCTTAACCGTTTGTCTGCCGTTCTCAATCCAATACCTTGACTTAACTTGAACCAAGGTCTCTGCCACTCCATTGTGCATCACTTGATCAtgacacttaaggacggtgcctactaattcaaaggtacatgtatttttgcgcggtttactgaatatgcgagaaaagcagatctcaacaagtgatattaaaattcaaaaacaaaattgggggtaaccacgctttTTTCGATGATAATTAATggacaatatttgtaaaaagctttggcgttcttttgcaaattgaagcttagtgatctctgaaaaatgcatggttacccccaattttctttttgaataccaagagcatatgctaagttctgctttctccgaatagttttgaACCGAGCAAATtattcctgtattaataagcaccgctgataggaaatccgagtgtcttgAGAttcgcagaacatatgcgcaataacaatagtaggcaccgtcattAAGAATCACCAACTAAGTAAATTAATGACTTCTCGGCAACAGCATCGGAAATCGTGTATCGTACGGTAGGGAAGGCATGCCAATTCTTCTTTGACATCGTAGTATCCCTTCTTCGTCTTGATAAAGGCCTAATGTTGACTTCATCTGTGGATACTTGTCGCATTTTAGGATCTCTTGCCGAACGTGCTTAATCCTCAACATCTCTGCTTGTCTGTGCAATTTCGTAAAATCTTCCGTTCCTTCCCTGGACCTCGTCTTCTTCAGTTTCTCAGTAAACAACAGCATAAGCGTTTTTAAAGAACTGTAATTCTTAGGATTGATTAAGTTATCTAGACTCGGTTCTTCTTGCTTCCCTTCAACGAACGTGGTGACTAAGCTGGTAACAGCTAATTTAGAGGATTTCAGTTCGCTCAACTCTTCTCTGACTGGTACAACTGTCGGTTGAACTGGCCACTGCTCACTACTCTTAGACAGGGAGTCGGGTCCATGTAACCACAAGCTGCTTTCTTTCAATTCAGTAGACTTGATTCCTCTGGACGCTATGTCAGCTGGATTGTCTGCTTTGGAAAAGTACCTCCACTGCTCAGGGGGTGAATTCCTTCTCGATTCTCGACAAACGGCTTGTACTTCTTGCCAGTGTTTGTGATTCACCACAGTGAAATCATAGAATCTGTCCAGTTAAACAAATCGCCAATTCTTACATCGTCTACTGCTTGACACACGCTCTTCAACAATCTGGACGCAGTTAAGTTGCACATCAAGTCCAGAGGAGGAATAGTTTGTTTAGCTAATGGTGCAACTCTTGTCTTCGAAGATACTATCTGACATTCCATCCTTGCCTCATACTCTACTCTCATGTAGACCACAGCTCCATAAGCCTTTCCGATGCATCAGCAAAACAGTGTAAGTGGACTGACTTGACCTTGCCTCCATTCAATCCCTCAGCATAACATCTCTTAAAGCTCACTCTTCCAGCCTGTCTCAAATCCGATAGAGTCGCCAGCCGTTGGTGATTGAGTTCAGCATCAACCAACTCGTCCCAGTCTTTTCCAGCCTTGCAAAGTTTCTGACACATCATCTCGAATGGAAGAATGACTGGAGCTACCAATCCCAAGGGGTCAAAAAATCGTGTAGCTGTACTGAGAATCAATCTTCTTGTTGCTAGTTGAGCATCTGCATCTCCTAATGTCTTGTTCAAATCGTAAATCAGTTCATCTTGGGCTGGGTTCAATCTCGAaaccagagctcttctcttgactgaagGAGGGAAAGTCTCtagggaaccctgaaacaaagtgtcctcTCAATgattttcgtgaagaacaatcaaaagcgtctctaattggtgcattcatgttagcacgaggagtgagcaggcgccgtaaggttcaaatagccaatttgaAGCTAAGAATCTAACggtgttctcctacatagagtttcccagagccttgggtcgatccaaggctctggtgacgagaatggggcTGGGTTCCAAAGCATTCCCAAAACCCTTTGCTCCTTTTCAACTGATTTAGAGAAGctttcatcttcatcttcaacTCTAGCTCTATTGCTCTTTTCAAAAACCTCACTGCaagcttcattttttttttcagtaatcTCAGCACACTTTCTGAATTGCTACTCCACTTTCTCATATTGAAGCCGCCTGACTTAAGACAGAGCTTTATCTCCTTAGACAATTTGAACGCACTATTCATGTCACCATTTCCAGAGACATAGTCATCAACATATAAAGTCTTCAACAGCTCTCTTGCAAGTGCACTGTAAACTGGCAAACATGTGTTCAAATGGTGTCTGATTATGTCATTTAGAATGAAAGGACTGAAGTTTACACCAAACACCACATGTGCAAAACATAGTGCCATGACCTCCAGACTTTCCTTGTTTGGATCTTTGACCCATAAAAATCTCGCAAAGTCCCTGTGTTCAGGGTCAATCTCAATGTTCAAAAACGCCTTCTCAATGTCTTCCTGTACTCTGAACCTCAGCAAAATGTCAAATAACACGGGATTAAGAGGATGGTCCAATGTAGAGACAGTCATTTAAACTAGGCCCAAACGCTTTAGATGAGGCATCGTATACAACTCCCCCCTTTAGTTGTATCTCTGTCACGTCTCAAAACTCTGCCGTGTGGAAGATAGTGAACATCTCCGGGTGGTGGTATTTGATCATGTGGTACCATTTCAACCACACCACTTTGCATTTTCTGTCTGATCACACCATCATACTGCCTTAGAATTTCTGGTTGGTTCTTGAGGTTCTTAATTGTTGTTGTCAGTCTACGCAATGCCACCGTATAATTGTCTGGTTACATGAGGTGATTGTCCTTGAAAGGTAACTTGACCTGGTATCTCTTTCCAGTAAATGtgatgtcatttgaaaacttgtcataGACTGAAGTTTCATGTCCCTTAATGCCCAAAGTTTCTAAGTCCCAAAATTTCTGCAGATCATCCTTTATATCACTTATCTCTGTGGACTCTATCTTTAACACATGCGTTGAACTCAAATTCACTGTGCATGACCTTGTCAACTTTGAGCTCACAGTCCTGACAAAACCCAACCAAATTGGTTTCAATGGCCACTGGTCCATAGGGATCTCCCTTAATGATATTCCCAGTGAAGAAAGACTGGTAATAATCTGTTCCTATCAGCACATCAATActgatggctcagttggttgagcaccggaaggtcacacgggaggtcgtgagttcaactctggccggaccaacactcagggtctttaaataactgaggagaaagtgctgcctttgtaactacatctgcaaatggttagactttcaagtcctctcggataagaaggataagccggaggtcccgtctcacaacccttcaatgtctataatcctgtgggacgtaaaagaacccaaacacttgTCACTAAGAGTAGGgtacgtagttcccggtgttttggtctgtcttctgttgagtatcatggttgggaaggtaaaaaaaaaggggccacagtaattggcgcaagctgttgtgacgctctgccagcttgactggcaaagtctgtaaatcTAAATCTAAACTTGTATCACATGCAAGTTGTAGACCCTGCAATGCAAGTAGGCCAATTTTTAGTCAACAGAAATTCTTTTGGTCAATCGAGGGACACATACTTGGGAATGAAAcgaaattccgattttattttACCTTTAACTCCTAGAGAGGCCCAAACAATGACCACCCAACCAATTCTAATTCCTTTTTTGTCTGTTTGGTTCCAATGACCCCTTGGTTGGAAGGGAAAGAATTGGCGACAGAGAATTTTCACATTTTCTAGGACGTGTTTTCTTTATTCCTCGCCCACAAAAGAGACTAGACGTGAAAACAAGTTCGTTTTTGTCGTACTTCAGTTTGTGTGGTATCTGAAAACGGACCAATgttgaaatgtcagcttttcTCTACAGTGGTCAATTTTTAAAAGATCATTCAGCATTCCGGCGCATGTGCATGCTGAATAGGTCATTTgcgagttc of the Montipora capricornis isolate CH-2021 chromosome 7, ASM3666992v2, whole genome shotgun sequence genome contains:
- the LOC138055997 gene encoding uncharacterized protein, which gives rise to MTVSTLDHPLNPVLFDILLRFRVQEDIEKAFLNIEIDPEHRDFARFLWVKDPNKESLEVMALCFAHVVFGVNFSPFILNDIIRHHLNTCLPVYSALARELLKTLYVDDYVSGNGDMNSAFKLSKEIKLCLKSGGFNMRKWSSNSESVLRLLKKKMKLAVRFLKRAIELELKMKMKASLNQLKRSKGFWECFGTQPHSRHQSLGSTQGSGKLYGSLETFPPSVKRRALVSRLNPAQDELIYDLNKTLGDADAQLATRRLILSTATRFFDPLGLVAPVILPFEMMCQKLCKAGKDWDELVDAELNHQRLATLSDLRQAGRVSFKRCYAEGLNGGKVKFYDFTVVNHKHWQEVQAVCRESRRNSPPEQWRYFSKADNPADIASRGIKSTELKESSLWLHGPDSLSKSSEQWPVQPTVVPVREELSELKSSKLAVTSLVTTFVEGKQEEPSLDNLINPKNYSSLKTLMLLFTEKLKKTRSREGTEDFTKLHRQAEMLRIKHVRQEILKCDKYPQMKSTLGLYQDEEGILRCQRRIGMPSLPYDTRFPMLLPRSH